A region from the Candidatus Binatia bacterium genome encodes:
- a CDS encoding alpha/beta hydrolase encodes MIVIVYGHGGSGPGHWQRWLEAELEGRGVPVLFPDLPDAEAPRKDAWVAALAEALMSVRDRPVTVVAHSLGCWALDHLLAERGPCGVTAALLVVPPSPYLLFEPAETFFPPPLRVEAWESLADRSLLVGSDDDPFTSPEELEEIARAIGVGHRILKGHGHINLESGHGPWPFALEWLRSAGALDGR; translated from the coding sequence ATGATCGTCATCGTCTACGGACACGGAGGTTCGGGGCCGGGTCACTGGCAGCGGTGGCTCGAGGCGGAACTCGAGGGGCGCGGCGTGCCCGTTCTTTTCCCCGACCTGCCCGACGCGGAGGCGCCCCGCAAGGACGCCTGGGTAGCCGCGCTGGCAGAGGCGTTGATGTCGGTGCGGGACCGGCCGGTCACCGTGGTGGCGCACTCGCTGGGCTGTTGGGCGCTCGATCACCTGCTTGCGGAGCGCGGACCCTGCGGGGTGACGGCGGCGCTCCTCGTGGTGCCGCCGTCGCCATATCTCCTGTTCGAGCCGGCGGAAACCTTCTTCCCGCCACCGCTGCGGGTGGAGGCGTGGGAGTCGCTGGCAGACCGGAGCCTGCTCGTCGGCAGCGATGACGATCCTTTCACCAGTCCGGAGGAGCTGGAAGAGATCGCCCGCGCGATCGGGGTGGGGCACCGGATTTTGAAGGGACACGGTCACATAAACCTCGAATCCGGACACGGTCCGTGGCCGTTTGCGCTCGAGTGGCTGAGAAGCGCCGGCGCACTCGATGGGCGGTGA
- the glk gene encoding glucokinase — protein MILAGDLGGTKVLLALFDVADGRLRPVRDAAFSSQHYATFDALLAEFLGASASVKVSAACFAAAGPVVDGVLRTTNLPWVLAEPALSERLGTQRVRLLNDLQGTAYGVIELPAADLCALQGAGRPRRNGNIAVVAAGTGLGEAMLIWDGARYLAVASEGGHTDFAPRNDREIALLRYLREQGEEHVSYERVLSGPGLHNIYNFLRDSGFAPEPAALAQELQSGDPSATVARHALAGDDPLCVAALDTFCAIYGAEAGNLALKCLAVEVAVAGGIAPKILPALQSGGFMASFVGKGRFADRMRGIGVNIVLNPRAALLGAAHCAMRL, from the coding sequence GTGATTCTCGCGGGCGATCTGGGCGGGACGAAGGTACTGCTGGCACTGTTCGACGTAGCCGACGGACGCTTGCGTCCGGTACGCGATGCGGCTTTCTCCAGTCAGCACTATGCAACGTTCGACGCGTTGCTGGCCGAGTTTCTCGGCGCAAGCGCTTCGGTGAAGGTGTCGGCCGCCTGTTTTGCGGCTGCCGGCCCGGTGGTGGATGGCGTCCTGCGAACAACCAACCTGCCGTGGGTGCTCGCGGAACCGGCGCTGTCGGAGCGATTGGGAACGCAACGTGTGCGCTTGCTCAACGATTTGCAGGGCACCGCCTATGGTGTCATCGAGTTGCCGGCGGCCGACCTTTGCGCGTTGCAGGGTGCCGGCCGTCCGCGCCGCAACGGCAACATCGCCGTGGTGGCCGCCGGGACGGGACTGGGCGAGGCCATGCTGATCTGGGATGGAGCGCGGTACCTGGCGGTCGCCTCCGAAGGCGGCCACACGGATTTCGCGCCGCGCAACGATCGCGAGATTGCGCTCTTGCGCTACCTGCGCGAGCAGGGCGAGGAGCACGTCAGCTACGAGCGGGTGTTGTCCGGACCCGGGCTCCACAACATCTACAACTTCCTGCGCGACTCCGGATTCGCCCCCGAGCCCGCGGCGCTGGCGCAGGAGCTGCAAAGCGGCGATCCGAGTGCGACCGTCGCCCGGCACGCACTGGCCGGGGACGATCCGTTGTGTGTGGCGGCGCTGGATACCTTCTGCGCCATATATGGGGCGGAAGCGGGTAATCTGGCCTTGAAGTGTCTCGCCGTAGAAGTGGCGGTGGCCGGCGGCATAGCACCGAAGATTTTGCCGGCCTTGCAGTCTGGAGGGTTCATGGCGAGTTTCGTCGGGAAGGGGCGGTTTGCGGATCGCATGCGCGGTATCGGCGTCAATATCGTCTTGAATCCACGGGCGGCCCTGCTCGGTGCGGCGCACTGCGCCATGCGGCTGTGA
- a CDS encoding acyl-CoA thioesterase has product MKPQTAVSLPEVARYRVIFGDCDLMQAMYFAAYFRLLEIGRAELFRQIGHAFPDYIARGLFLAVVEANCRYLRSARYDDELILRAAITEVKRVTLTVTYAIDRADGVAIASASTLHAVLDAAGRPQRIPPGIYVTV; this is encoded by the coding sequence ATGAAGCCGCAGACCGCAGTCTCGCTGCCCGAGGTCGCTCGTTACCGCGTCATATTCGGCGACTGCGATCTCATGCAGGCGATGTATTTCGCCGCTTATTTCCGCCTGCTGGAGATCGGCCGGGCCGAACTGTTTCGACAGATCGGCCATGCCTTCCCGGATTACATTGCCCGCGGTCTGTTTCTCGCAGTCGTCGAAGCCAACTGCCGTTACCTGCGGTCGGCACGCTACGACGACGAATTGATCCTTCGCGCCGCCATCACCGAGGTGAAGCGCGTCACCCTGACGGTGACGTACGCCATCGACCGCGCCGACGGCGTGGCGATCGCCTCCGCGAGCACCCTGCACGCCGTACTCGATGCCGCCGGCCGGCCGCAACGCATCCCGCCCGGGATCTACGTCACCGTCTGA